One segment of Acidianus sp. HS-5 DNA contains the following:
- a CDS encoding sulfocyanin-like copper-binding protein — protein sequence MRAVSKIGAVILILIFGGTAIMAGFLAYNFAKVTYPVHCYHPVVTTTPVTTTVPPTQVTKNLLPYNPSTHTVYLYISTWDNATVYNFNGTSGGELHLYIPAGWTVDVVYTNYEPIDHNFIIVKNSTATPSCSIIPAKEILLFAGVTSSDYFDSGVSSGGSATGSITLSPGYYWFACGYEDHAESGMWGVIECSSSITQPYYEVTNEETEDEEEEQEEE from the coding sequence ATGAGAGCTGTAAGTAAAATAGGAGCTGTAATACTGATACTTATATTCGGCGGTACTGCAATAATGGCAGGCTTTCTAGCGTATAATTTTGCAAAAGTCACTTATCCTGTACATTGCTACCATCCAGTAGTAACTACGACACCAGTAACAACTACTGTACCTCCAACTCAAGTGACTAAAAACTTACTCCCATATAATCCTTCTACTCATACTGTGTATTTGTATATTTCTACTTGGGATAATGCTACGGTTTATAATTTTAATGGTACTAGTGGTGGTGAGTTGCATCTCTACATTCCTGCTGGGTGGACTGTTGATGTTGTTTATACTAATTATGAGCCTATAGACCATAACTTCATTATTGTTAAGAACAGTACTGCAACACCGAGTTGTAGCATAATACCAGCAAAGGAAATTCTATTATTCGCGGGAGTAACTTCCAGTGACTACTTCGATTCCGGAGTATCGTCAGGAGGATCAGCGACTGGGTCAATAACTCTATCACCAGGATACTACTGGTTCGCGTGCGGTTACGAAGACCACGCAGAAAGCGGAATGTGGGGAGTAATAGAATGCTCATCATCAATAACACAACCATATTACGAAGTAACTAACGAAGAAACAGAAGACGAAGAAGAAGAACAAGAAGAAGAATAA
- a CDS encoding DsrE/DsrF/DrsH-like family protein, with translation MESKRKLGLVFASGASNRICCVAIYGGAALAAGWDVTVHLVNEGVIAFRKDVLPRLNTQGLEMTIRPEFYSPYTEQFLKNVESAVKAGQLKDWYSFLKQLKTDYKDSFKIYACPVASAFYNVKKEDFVDIVDDIKGAETFLEEVYGGVVMYI, from the coding sequence ATGGAATCAAAAAGAAAATTGGGTCTAGTTTTCGCATCTGGAGCGTCAAATAGGATATGTTGCGTAGCAATATATGGCGGAGCAGCTTTAGCGGCAGGATGGGATGTAACAGTGCATCTAGTCAATGAAGGAGTAATAGCCTTCAGAAAAGACGTTTTGCCAAGACTAAATACTCAAGGATTAGAAATGACGATAAGGCCAGAGTTTTACTCTCCTTACACGGAGCAATTCTTAAAAAACGTTGAAAGCGCAGTTAAAGCTGGACAACTTAAGGATTGGTATTCATTCTTAAAACAACTAAAGACGGACTACAAGGATTCTTTCAAAATTTATGCCTGTCCGGTAGCTTCAGCTTTTTATAATGTTAAAAAAGAAGATTTTGTGGACATAGTAGACGATATAAAAGGAGCGGAAACTTTCCTTGAGGAAGTTTACGGAGGAGTAGTGATGTATATTTAA
- a CDS encoding SelD-related putative sulfur metabolism protein: MKEVFERFRKNLELYNKMGLNPLSLATGCAVKVDLIDTVYPAIEKIKEKLQNIEIMPREDADIFVTRKTIELKRVIGEGAFDADRGVSLIQVNQETAGNPEKFADFLLRAYSSIRSKRKITIGKGHSIVTTIPKAEVAVLDLMRLDGENINSYTLANNDTIQIVDPLEDPGSQMQVDVAVSNSLNDLFTKGAFKNLRMMPLFDAPDLELKERIMKNYENYSKEYGLTLINEVQPNTGSLMLGATVLGESDHELPTYYSKVEEGDEIIVTRPIGELAPINVYLWILVVPEVMDLMESKGISFSRLERVKAEVIEQMRKPNFSTAKVIYNYLPEFGKEFDRDNHITMTTDVTGPGIFVVKEFAEKAGVDVKLEKIPVIDEDIAEFATEGFIIPNSTAGTNGGMIIFCSKKISDEIMEDLQKEGLKPEKIGRVLGKGQGVVHVNKDVERFIHRKNVLSNFKID; encoded by the coding sequence ATGAAAGAGGTATTTGAAAGATTTAGGAAAAACCTCGAGCTTTATAACAAGATGGGGTTAAATCCGCTCTCGCTGGCTACGGGCTGTGCAGTAAAAGTAGATTTAATAGATACTGTTTACCCTGCGATAGAGAAAATAAAGGAAAAACTACAAAATATTGAGATAATGCCAAGAGAAGATGCAGATATCTTTGTCACTAGGAAGACGATAGAATTAAAGAGAGTTATTGGCGAAGGTGCTTTTGATGCTGATAGGGGAGTAAGCTTAATTCAGGTTAACCAAGAAACTGCGGGAAATCCAGAGAAGTTTGCTGACTTTCTCTTGAGGGCATATTCCTCAATAAGAAGCAAGAGGAAGATAACAATAGGTAAAGGGCATTCTATCGTGACCACAATACCTAAAGCAGAGGTAGCAGTCCTAGATTTGATGAGGTTAGACGGAGAGAATATAAATTCGTACACCTTAGCAAACAACGACACAATACAGATTGTTGACCCTCTAGAAGACCCTGGATCACAGATGCAGGTAGACGTTGCAGTATCAAATTCTCTTAACGATTTATTTACTAAGGGGGCTTTTAAGAACTTAAGGATGATGCCTTTGTTTGATGCTCCTGATCTGGAGTTAAAGGAGAGGATAATGAAGAATTACGAGAACTACTCCAAGGAATATGGCCTAACCTTAATTAATGAAGTTCAACCAAACACTGGAAGTTTAATGTTGGGGGCAACAGTCTTAGGAGAATCAGACCACGAGTTACCAACGTACTATTCCAAAGTTGAAGAAGGAGACGAAATTATAGTTACCCGTCCCATAGGTGAGCTTGCACCAATTAATGTTTATCTATGGATTTTAGTAGTTCCGGAAGTTATGGACTTAATGGAGAGTAAAGGAATTTCATTCAGTAGGCTAGAGAGAGTAAAGGCTGAGGTAATAGAGCAGATGAGGAAACCAAACTTCTCTACAGCTAAAGTTATCTATAACTATTTGCCAGAGTTTGGTAAGGAGTTTGACAGAGATAACCATATTACTATGACTACAGACGTTACTGGACCAGGGATATTCGTTGTGAAGGAATTTGCAGAAAAGGCAGGAGTAGACGTTAAGCTAGAGAAAATCCCCGTTATAGACGAGGATATTGCAGAGTTTGCAACTGAAGGGTTCATAATACCTAATTCCACTGCGGGGACTAACGGAGGTATGATAATATTCTGCAGTAAGAAGATCTCAGACGAAATAATGGAGGATTTACAAAAAGAGGGACTTAAGCCAGAAAAGATAGGTAGAGTTTTAGGTAAGGGACAAGGAGTAGTACACGTAAACAAGGATGTTGAAAGGTTCATTCATAGAAAAAATGTATTATCTAACTTTAAAATAGATTAA
- a CDS encoding dioxygenase, with the protein MMKGYFISHGSPLLLIEDNKWKETLHNIGKKIREELDPSTVIVISPHFFSWTGKFLIETQEKLECIQDYYGFPEETYKYCYSAENDLNMVNKLLSTGLFTPDNNWGLDHGAWIPLYYMFPEGIKVVTISITDKSPEEHYKIGEAIGKVIDDKTIIIGTGSPTHRLDLYYFNVTPKESKFDALLKDLLLRGDFEGIMKLENTKDWKASQPEGFLRPLYVVMGAIKPEKASVIDYSVPWPGVSMIAVELSRE; encoded by the coding sequence ATTATGAAGGGTTATTTCATTTCTCATGGATCTCCTCTCTTATTAATAGAAGATAATAAATGGAAGGAAACACTACACAACATAGGGAAAAAGATAAGAGAAGAACTAGACCCTAGCACTGTAATAGTGATAAGCCCACATTTCTTTTCTTGGACGGGGAAATTCTTAATAGAAACTCAAGAAAAATTGGAATGTATACAAGACTATTATGGATTTCCAGAAGAAACATACAAGTATTGTTATTCTGCAGAGAATGACTTAAATATGGTGAATAAATTACTCTCTACCGGTCTTTTTACTCCAGACAATAACTGGGGTCTAGATCACGGTGCATGGATTCCGCTCTATTATATGTTTCCAGAAGGAATAAAAGTTGTAACAATCTCGATAACGGATAAATCTCCTGAGGAACATTATAAAATCGGGGAAGCTATAGGTAAAGTGATAGACGACAAGACTATAATTATTGGTACTGGATCTCCTACTCATAGGCTTGATCTATACTACTTTAACGTAACTCCTAAAGAAAGCAAATTCGATGCATTACTAAAGGACCTCTTGCTTAGAGGCGACTTTGAAGGTATCATGAAACTGGAAAATACTAAAGATTGGAAAGCATCACAACCTGAAGGGTTTTTGAGGCCTTTATATGTAGTTATGGGCGCAATAAAGCCAGAGAAAGCTAGCGTAATAGATTATTCCGTACCTTGGCCTGGAGTGAGTATGATAGCTGTCGAACTGTCTAGGGAGTAG
- a CDS encoding sulfocyanin-like copper-binding protein → MNKAVSTSVVIVVAIALILVAVAGYYLATRAPIKVGTTTAPPSTISTVTQSTTTPVTTTTPVTTSKLPPGAKPLAYNPSTHTVYLYISTWDNATVYNFNGTSGGELHLYIPAGWTVDVVYTNYEPIDHNFIIVKNSTATPSCSIIPAKEILLFAGVTSSDYFDSGVSSGGSATGSITLSPGYYWFACGYEDHAESGMWGVIECSSSITQPYYEVTNEETEDEEEEQEE, encoded by the coding sequence ATGAACAAAGCCGTATCTACTTCCGTGGTAATAGTAGTAGCAATAGCATTAATTCTAGTGGCAGTGGCTGGATACTATTTAGCTACTAGGGCACCTATCAAAGTAGGAACCACTACTGCACCGCCAAGTACTATCTCAACAGTTACACAATCTACTACAACTCCAGTTACAACAACTACGCCAGTAACCACGTCTAAGCTGCCTCCTGGAGCAAAGCCGTTAGCATATAATCCTTCTACTCATACTGTGTATTTGTATATTTCTACTTGGGATAATGCTACGGTTTATAATTTTAATGGTACTAGTGGTGGTGAGTTGCATCTCTACATTCCTGCTGGGTGGACTGTTGATGTTGTTTATACTAATTATGAGCCTATAGACCATAACTTCATTATTGTTAAGAACAGTACTGCAACACCGAGTTGTAGCATAATACCAGCAAAGGAAATTCTATTATTCGCGGGAGTAACTTCCAGTGACTACTTCGATTCCGGAGTATCGTCAGGAGGATCAGCGACTGGGTCAATAACTCTATCACCAGGATACTACTGGTTCGCGTGCGGTTACGAAGACCACGCAGAAAGCGGAATGTGGGGAGTAATAGAATGCTCATCATCAATAACACAACCATATTACGAAGTAACTAACGAAGAAACAGAAGACGAAGAAGAAGAACAAGAAGAATAA
- a CDS encoding arsenate reductase (azurin) small subunit, with protein sequence MSGEEKKKNEGKAPDPDRRAIIIGGGAAVAGLAAGIVIGSQAFPKLLEKSVVKPEVTKEVVTKTVTQTVTQVEKYIKTAIASVSDFPTAGTTKSTTYMGYPVILVKTGVPSIGGVGPNNDIVGFSGYCAHMGYPLIYDSATNCLLCPEHFSQYDITKGGMQVIGHPNQYLAQLILEYEESTGTIYALGFNRLVYGAYNNVLQGTTSGGSS encoded by the coding sequence ATGTCGGGTGAGGAAAAGAAAAAGAATGAGGGCAAAGCACCGGATCCAGATAGAAGGGCTATAATAATTGGTGGAGGAGCAGCAGTAGCTGGTCTTGCTGCAGGAATTGTAATTGGAAGCCAAGCTTTTCCTAAATTATTAGAAAAGTCTGTAGTAAAACCTGAAGTAACAAAAGAAGTCGTTACAAAGACGGTAACACAAACGGTAACACAAGTAGAAAAATACATAAAGACTGCAATCGCAAGCGTTAGCGATTTCCCAACTGCAGGAACTACGAAATCGACTACTTACATGGGCTATCCTGTCATCTTAGTTAAAACGGGAGTACCTTCAATAGGAGGAGTAGGTCCTAATAATGATATAGTAGGCTTCAGCGGATACTGTGCTCATATGGGATATCCATTAATTTATGATTCAGCCACAAATTGTTTATTATGTCCAGAACACTTCTCACAGTATGATATAACTAAAGGAGGAATGCAAGTGATAGGACATCCTAACCAATACTTAGCACAGCTTATCTTAGAATATGAGGAAAGCACAGGAACAATTTACGCACTAGGCTTTAATAGGCTAGTTTACGGTGCATACAATAACGTATTACAAGGCACTACATCGGGTGGTAGCTCATGA
- a CDS encoding molybdopterin dinucleotide binding domain-containing protein, with translation MSSSSSTQYSAVPNRKVPLPPTSAERYFATCRFCNVGCGYDIFVFPVGQEGQPKGGQNGIQYNFIDYVFTVNGKPRSLQSYQADYTSPLTSLSALTGTPWIGEGMVTRTMRYNPNTQTWEEVWIEEIPSSECPVNEGNYSTRGGRNAQRNWSPYSDVASGFAVYQSRIKTPMIRWNGSLQPVGWSYAIKVAAKVLKYYMDNETFQYPVGPAAVQVLAIRADHGGGQGGGVFSNLMPGLLIHMGLATPFVRFHYQVAFSFTQDALEEATNGNGTDTASMLDITIADNLILWGINEYSTSTVNLIQHIFDNITGTTIDRKQAWFESGEPAYPANIIIVEARPSETVKAVTAKLGVSVQDAMQGYDVTAGTVYNGQYNPAHQYVVFAQVNAGTDSELANAIAAYIYYTYPDVVNNFINMYKNASQYGFNFNDNTYEYYLQYLQSKSLSDWLSEASQITGVSQSVIQLIGDIIAAPKTSSSGQTFYKRTLVEFEKGVIWSANYTPIYAIANLGIISGALSGRPGCGVSTGFGHQRGAAFPLPPPPPWSSNLNASRNYWIQMHEYVPQQLQAQGQTVTGPAIAEYIKNFYSQYTSTLVPQVYQDNPVIDYLIYSGYGKVLWVFTTNPYKLTMSGEKLSQVIDNRAHLLQECVENTINLGIPSSNTNSQILSGQFNTQNVGAPLPNFPDPDTYANAVISCLSGSNAVPGALFVVGNDIILNQNGIFERAAHLLLPSASNHGETYEIRWDGHDRRLRLDQVYHSPPGSAMPDPWIYAMIAYEIYQLYTAEGNQNSQQAQRIYQAFNQIWNSLSANMKTPPSQPLSLTTLSSYSEFYYDYNWFNIYNDLWNYYVANGPTNFKSWPYGYVVPHWAPGWAQIDLNDLQAARTIGVQLPILGKTTNSDGSFTLYGLVNYAEPAISGKLRVEEVTINPNQAITVGTTPSGQTISLPLITRNVEYVSINDLQSMFGYSWNDLLPYVINGFNPFPTPYVGIFGYPASLVGKYKYWLNNGRWNIIFQSGWIDYQIPEILQRLPYPIVMMSETDAQNEGLDNGDIVELYNDYGSVDAIVWKSGTVPPGQLFIAMAFEVKPGANNTTTPTVDPVTDNQMVKWSWVNIKKIGTVSDETKARLTFAPISFHPPS, from the coding sequence ATGAGCAGTAGTTCCTCTACTCAATATAGTGCAGTACCAAATAGAAAAGTCCCATTACCTCCTACTTCTGCAGAGAGGTATTTCGCTACTTGTAGGTTCTGTAACGTAGGCTGTGGATACGACATATTTGTATTCCCAGTAGGACAGGAAGGTCAACCAAAAGGAGGACAGAACGGGATACAGTACAATTTCATAGACTACGTCTTCACAGTAAACGGTAAACCAAGGAGTCTACAATCATACCAGGCGGATTATACATCACCTCTCACATCACTATCTGCACTGACCGGGACTCCATGGATAGGAGAAGGAATGGTAACTAGGACTATGAGATATAATCCAAACACACAGACATGGGAAGAAGTATGGATAGAAGAAATTCCAAGCTCAGAATGCCCAGTAAACGAGGGCAATTACTCTACTAGAGGAGGAAGGAACGCACAGAGGAACTGGAGCCCATACAGTGACGTTGCTTCAGGATTTGCAGTATATCAATCTAGAATAAAAACTCCTATGATAAGATGGAACGGTAGCTTACAACCAGTAGGATGGAGTTATGCAATTAAAGTTGCAGCCAAAGTGCTTAAGTACTACATGGATAACGAGACTTTTCAGTATCCAGTAGGTCCTGCAGCAGTTCAAGTCCTAGCAATAAGAGCAGACCACGGAGGAGGACAGGGAGGAGGAGTCTTCAGCAACTTAATGCCGGGATTATTAATCCACATGGGATTAGCAACGCCTTTTGTGAGGTTCCACTATCAAGTTGCTTTCTCGTTTACGCAAGACGCCTTAGAAGAGGCAACTAACGGAAACGGTACTGACACTGCAAGCATGTTAGATATAACGATTGCTGACAACCTAATCCTATGGGGAATAAACGAGTATTCAACTTCTACTGTTAACTTAATCCAGCACATATTCGATAACATAACCGGGACAACTATAGATAGAAAACAAGCTTGGTTCGAGAGCGGTGAACCCGCATACCCAGCTAACATTATCATAGTAGAGGCAAGACCTTCAGAGACTGTCAAAGCGGTAACTGCTAAGTTAGGAGTTAGCGTACAGGACGCAATGCAGGGATATGACGTTACAGCTGGTACAGTATATAATGGACAGTATAATCCAGCTCATCAATACGTAGTGTTCGCTCAAGTTAATGCAGGAACCGACTCTGAATTAGCTAACGCGATTGCTGCTTATATTTATTATACTTACCCAGACGTAGTTAATAACTTCATTAATATGTACAAGAACGCGAGTCAATACGGCTTTAACTTTAATGACAATACTTACGAATACTATCTACAATACCTACAGTCAAAGTCACTAAGCGATTGGTTATCTGAAGCTTCTCAAATAACTGGAGTATCTCAAAGCGTTATACAGTTAATAGGAGATATTATTGCAGCACCCAAAACTAGCAGTAGTGGACAGACGTTCTATAAGAGGACTTTAGTGGAGTTTGAGAAGGGAGTAATATGGTCTGCTAATTATACTCCAATATACGCAATAGCTAACTTAGGGATAATCAGTGGAGCCTTATCTGGAAGGCCAGGTTGTGGAGTTTCAACAGGCTTCGGGCACCAGAGAGGTGCGGCATTCCCATTACCTCCACCTCCTCCGTGGTCTTCTAACCTTAATGCGTCTAGGAACTACTGGATTCAGATGCACGAATACGTCCCTCAGCAGTTGCAAGCACAAGGTCAAACAGTCACTGGACCAGCAATAGCTGAATACATAAAGAACTTCTATAGTCAATACACTTCGACTTTAGTACCTCAAGTATATCAAGACAATCCAGTAATAGACTACCTAATCTATAGCGGTTACGGTAAGGTACTATGGGTATTCACTACCAATCCTTATAAACTAACAATGAGTGGTGAGAAGTTGAGCCAAGTAATTGATAATAGAGCACATCTACTACAGGAATGCGTAGAGAACACAATCAACTTAGGAATACCTTCGTCAAATACTAATTCGCAGATACTCAGCGGGCAATTCAATACCCAGAATGTAGGAGCGCCATTACCTAACTTCCCAGACCCAGACACATATGCTAATGCAGTAATTTCATGTTTGAGTGGATCCAACGCAGTTCCTGGAGCATTATTCGTAGTAGGTAACGATATAATACTTAACCAAAACGGAATTTTTGAGAGAGCTGCTCACTTGCTATTACCTTCTGCATCAAACCACGGCGAGACTTATGAAATTAGGTGGGATGGTCACGATAGGAGACTCAGATTAGACCAAGTTTACCACTCTCCACCAGGTAGTGCAATGCCAGATCCTTGGATTTATGCAATGATAGCTTATGAGATTTACCAGTTATACACAGCAGAAGGAAACCAGAACTCTCAGCAGGCACAAAGGATATATCAAGCATTTAACCAGATATGGAATTCATTGAGTGCCAATATGAAGACACCGCCATCACAACCGTTGTCCTTAACAACGCTAAGTAGCTATTCGGAATTCTATTATGACTATAACTGGTTTAATATTTATAATGACCTATGGAACTATTATGTCGCTAACGGACCCACTAACTTCAAATCCTGGCCCTACGGATACGTAGTACCTCACTGGGCTCCAGGATGGGCTCAAATAGATCTGAATGATTTACAGGCCGCAAGAACTATAGGCGTACAATTACCAATCCTAGGAAAGACTACAAACTCCGACGGAAGCTTTACCCTTTACGGTCTGGTAAACTATGCAGAGCCCGCAATTAGCGGAAAATTGAGAGTTGAAGAAGTTACAATTAATCCGAACCAAGCAATTACTGTAGGTACTACTCCCTCTGGTCAGACAATAAGCTTACCGTTAATAACTAGAAACGTGGAGTACGTAAGTATTAACGACTTACAATCTATGTTCGGCTACAGCTGGAACGATCTATTACCTTACGTAATTAATGGCTTCAACCCGTTCCCGACGCCTTATGTAGGAATCTTCGGATACCCAGCTAGCCTAGTAGGTAAATACAAGTACTGGTTGAATAACGGAAGGTGGAACATAATATTCCAGTCTGGATGGATAGACTACCAAATACCGGAAATCTTACAGAGGCTTCCTTATCCAATAGTGATGATGAGTGAAACTGACGCACAGAACGAAGGCTTGGACAACGGAGATATTGTGGAATTGTATAACGATTACGGTTCTGTAGACGCAATAGTATGGAAGTCCGGTACAGTGCCTCCTGGTCAGTTATTCATAGCAATGGCTTTCGAAGTTAAGCCCGGAGCTAATAACACAACTACTCCAACAGTAGATCCAGTAACTGACAACCAGATGGTCAAGTGGAGCTGGGTAAATATAAAGAAGATAGGGACAGTATCAGATGAGACTAAAGCTAGACTAACGTTTGCCCCAATAAGCTTCCATCCACCTTCGTGA
- a CDS encoding aldose 1-epimerase, producing the protein MHIQKGDTEAEILERGAYLYSFKVNSRDVLLEGRERQTRGGMALLIPFANRIKGGEYCWRGKKYELPKNSEGNAIHGLVRDKVWDIESLKNDEVTLSLYLKDQGYPSPLFIKVRYLLDSSSLTTAISIKNEGSDAPLVVGAHPYFIVRGNWRIFPDRAKRLIMKDKIPTGEMEDFTITQREYDDCFLLKGNVTLFSEYSKVTIEKENMDFVQIYTGQPSAVAVEPMSGAPDAFHNEIGLATLKEGETMDFTFRISVRL; encoded by the coding sequence ATGCACATCCAAAAAGGGGACACAGAGGCGGAAATTCTAGAGAGAGGTGCTTACTTATATTCGTTCAAAGTTAACTCAAGAGACGTTTTACTGGAAGGGAGAGAAAGGCAGACAAGGGGAGGAATGGCTCTTTTAATTCCTTTTGCCAATAGGATAAAAGGAGGAGAGTACTGCTGGAGAGGTAAAAAATACGAGCTTCCTAAGAACTCTGAAGGAAACGCCATACATGGTCTAGTTAGGGATAAAGTCTGGGACATTGAAAGCTTAAAGAACGACGAAGTAACTCTCTCTTTATACCTTAAAGATCAAGGATATCCTTCTCCTTTATTCATAAAAGTCAGATATCTGCTAGATTCTTCCTCCTTAACTACAGCTATTAGTATAAAGAACGAAGGGAGCGATGCACCGCTTGTTGTGGGTGCACATCCATACTTCATAGTTAGGGGAAACTGGAGGATTTTTCCAGATAGAGCAAAGAGGCTAATAATGAAGGATAAGATACCTACCGGAGAAATGGAGGATTTCACAATAACCCAGAGAGAATACGATGACTGCTTTTTACTCAAGGGAAATGTAACCTTATTCTCTGAGTATTCTAAAGTTACAATAGAAAAGGAAAACATGGATTTCGTTCAAATATACACTGGACAACCGAGTGCTGTAGCAGTAGAGCCAATGAGCGGTGCTCCTGACGCATTTCATAACGAGATAGGACTTGCCACGCTTAAGGAAGGTGAAACTATGGACTTTACTTTCAGAATATCAGTAAGACTATGA
- a CDS encoding MFS transporter, protein MQRFKIFAYSWVITFLQLLFRSAWGIISVPVAMEFHLTSVQIGLVLTLFYVGYVISSTPWGLFIDSHGVRHAILISSLSSSFIILLIFLFPSYDVILISYLLAGFLVSALFPSSVKIVSVKLSPLYFYLGILESSAPFAVLLLSLISGLLYEYWRIFYLLLFVSLLSVFFITLFMEEEYASRKRREMRLLFTKAIILSILVRSGEMWISWGTTAWLFPFLVLYFHFSCSSLIFLLFSLGLVSSTAVSSKLPGLIGEKKVVQLSLFLYILLLFLLFLSRIVWLSFFLGVFSFSFRSPTDSMIVKFAGKENSSSSIGIANTISQVGSLLAPVSIGLAVKFSPVLGIFTLSGGAFLSLAVSFLI, encoded by the coding sequence ATGCAAAGGTTTAAGATCTTCGCCTACAGCTGGGTAATAACTTTCCTACAACTACTCTTCCGCTCAGCCTGGGGTATCATATCAGTTCCGGTGGCAATGGAATTCCACTTAACTTCAGTACAAATCGGTTTAGTCTTAACCTTGTTTTACGTAGGTTACGTAATATCTTCAACGCCTTGGGGATTATTTATCGACAGTCACGGAGTAAGACATGCGATCCTCATTTCCTCCTTATCCTCATCATTCATAATTCTTCTCATATTCCTCTTCCCCTCTTACGACGTAATTTTAATATCATACTTGTTAGCCGGCTTTCTGGTCTCTGCACTATTTCCTTCATCAGTAAAAATCGTTTCTGTAAAACTCTCTCCACTTTACTTTTACCTAGGAATACTTGAGAGCTCTGCACCATTTGCAGTACTCTTACTCAGCTTAATTTCCGGTCTGCTTTATGAATACTGGAGAATATTTTACCTCCTACTTTTCGTAAGTCTGCTCTCGGTGTTCTTCATAACGTTATTCATGGAAGAAGAATACGCAAGCAGGAAAAGGAGGGAAATGAGACTACTGTTCACTAAGGCAATAATCCTTTCTATCCTAGTAAGGTCTGGAGAAATGTGGATCTCATGGGGGACTACAGCTTGGTTATTTCCCTTTCTAGTTTTATACTTCCACTTTAGTTGTTCTTCCTTGATTTTCCTTCTTTTCTCCTTAGGTCTAGTTTCATCTACAGCAGTTTCAAGCAAACTTCCAGGCTTAATAGGGGAAAAGAAAGTAGTTCAGCTTTCCCTGTTCCTTTACATTCTCTTACTCTTTCTCCTCTTCCTATCTAGGATAGTCTGGTTATCCTTCTTCCTTGGAGTTTTCTCATTTTCCTTTAGGTCTCCCACAGATTCAATGATAGTAAAATTTGCCGGGAAAGAAAACTCTAGCAGTTCCATAGGCATTGCAAATACAATTTCACAAGTAGGTTCTCTATTGGCTCCAGTGAGTATAGGCCTTGCAGTAAAGTTTTCCCCAGTGCTAGGAATTTTCACTCTCTCAGGAGGGGCTTTTCTTTCCTTAGCTGTCTCATTTTTAATTTAA